DNA from Sorex araneus isolate mSorAra2 chromosome 6, mSorAra2.pri, whole genome shotgun sequence:
GTGAGTGGAAAAtatgtcttatttttgtttcataaatttaAAGTTCTGAAGCAATCCTTAAAATGAGCCATctcaatttcattttaaaaggcaTTGAATATATGCTTTTCATATATTCAATTACCTGAATTACCAACTAATTCAGTGATTTAACAAAGGTTTCTTTCAAGATTCAATCTTGGAAATAAATAATCATTCCCAAGACTCATTTTGAgggaaaaattttatatatatcattAGTTTTCATATTTCCAAATAAGAACTGAAGTCATTATGTCttatattcataaattattttataaccaagcaaacttttatttctataatattagctaatttgaaaacattatttttcacaGGTTGACTTATGTAACAAAACTATATATAcaatgacccaaaatgcaaattaTGCTCTTCTTTGAAAACAAACCTTCTAAGGAAATGTATTCATTCAATTTGATGACACAAATgtctacataaaattataatatgccATTATAGCAATAATGAGACATATTTAGATAAACTgcttatattataataaaagaacTACAATATCTTAGTTGAAAAGATCTCAAGAAGAACTGTATATTAGACACTCCTCAAGGAgacataaaaatttagaaagttcAAGACACTGGATTTCTGATGTGAATAGGCAAAACATTATAACATATGgataaaggaaataaagttcAAGGATCAAATGACATTTCCTGATGGCCATAAAATGATGTGAAAAAGATAAGTTAAGAAGGAATTAATCTTTGCATTTTTGTCTTAcaatttttcaacaaaagaaaatgataagaACACGGAAAATGTAAGTAACTGGAATTTTCAGTACATGAATTAAAATTAcctataaaatatgcataaagtACCTATTAAAGTACCTGTAACATACCTTTAAGACTATTAGTTATTAGACTTCAACATGTGATAACTTAAAGACAACTCACCTATAATTTTACCTTTCCAGTTTTCACTAGCAGTATTCCCGAGAAGATATTATATCTGGAGTATAATCACAAAGATAATTTATAACTCCAAATTTACGTTTGATAGCCTCACTTGCTGCTACATTCTTTTTTAGTCTCTGATTCCATGGAGTCAGGGCTACCTATGAAGAAATCTTTCAGAGAGGAGAGCAAACCTCCCATGTCTCCCATctactcaataaaataatttgaaaacctcaatataaattaaaaacagagataaagtcCTGGTAAGAGTATGATCAGAAGATTTATGGATGTAACTCTAGAATATATTGAAAAACAATGCTGAAACGCTTTTCAATTATTCTCAAAATAGCTTAgaaatcatttattcattaaaaaccattaataacttttatttttctaccagATAATATGAGAGTACATGACATGAAGATAAAAAGGATACAATAGCCAATGACTATGCTTATGCAACTTTGAACTTTGGAAGCCAAAAAAGGGAATTATTAGAATAGAAATATATACTACAtagatatttatgtaaatatatatttatgtatgcttacatatatttgaaaatatgtaaattggaTAAACATATAATAAGATATTCTGCCAACAACATTTAGGGTttagacaaatatttatttatgctattccttaaaaatttattattgcaATTTCTAAGGAAGTCTACAAGTAGTAGCACACTGGATATCAGTAGCACTGTGGGGCAGTTGCTGGAAGAAGCAGATCTTTGGTctcatccagtgttgctcaggctcattcctgggtctgtgtccagaaatgacccctgcggtgctcaggaaaccacacaCAGGGTCAGAGACTAAAGAAGGTTGgagactacatgcaaagcaaatgtcttggACCCTATGTAAATTCTATGGCCCCAAAGATGTTATCTTAACTAATAACCGGTGTGAAATCATTTTACCAGGTtactattttgcattattttctggGTAAATTTCCTCATTGTACATACTGCAAATCTCAGTGATCTTATTCACATGTTTTATTTCCAGGTTTTATTAtgattgttgttattattatctaAACTGAAGTTCTTATGAGATAATGAAGAAGTAATTTACTTGAAGCTAGAACCTTGCCtgggacaaaaaaataaaaaaaacagctaACAATCTCctgataaataaataagcatcatACAAAGAGGTCAAGAGAAAGAATGATGCTTGATGTCAGAAACACTTACCAAAGATAGGCATTTTTGTTTGCTGCTCCAATTTTTATTCTGTCACTTATTCTGCCTCACTatagaaaattttctgttttttcaactTTATTGCTTCTTATGGTATAACACAGTAGAAAACCATGTCTTTTCTTAAAATCGTACTTATTGTGTcagggagatagatcaaagggatggagcacatgctttgacaGAAACTCAAAGACTTTAAAGAATATGTATTAAATCCAATACCTTGTGTTTAATAAATAAGTTCTACTAGATTTCAGGGAATACTACTCATAAATGGTCATTGCCATCCAAAGGGGTGAATAGAAAATAATTCCTTAAAGTTTGTGAACAGACTCCCGTTTGTTCTACAACAGATGAACTTCCAAATGCTTTCTTCTGTGGCTCCTGGAAACTTCACCTGGGTCACAGAGTTTATCCTCGCCGGTGTCTCCAACCGTCCAGACCTTCAGGTTCCTCTCTTCTTCGCTTTCCTGCTCATCTATGGGATGACGCTGACAGGGAACATGGGCATCATCATCCTCACCAGCGTGGACTCCCGActtcacacccccatgtactttttcctccGGCATCTGGCTATCATCAATCTCGGAAACTCTACTGTTATTGCCCCTAAAATGCTGATCAATTTCTTGGTAAAGAAGAAAACTATGACCTACTATGAATGTGCTATCCAGCTCGGAGTGTTCGTGGTTTTCATTGTATCTGAGGTTTGCATGTTAGCTGttatggcctatgaccgctatgtggccatttGCAATCCTCTGCTCTACTTGGTGGTGGTATCACGGCAAAAATGCTACCTTCTAATATCCCTTACATACTTCTATGCTGTATCCACTTCTTTTGTGGCTTCATACAGCATATTCTCTGTGGCTTATTGTTCTTCCAATGTAATCAATCACTTTTTTTGTGATAGTGTCCCTCTGTTAGCACTGTCTTGCTCTGACACCTCCTCTACAGAAATGTTGATTTTTATATCAGCTGGGACTAATTTGATGTTGTCCATGATTATAGTTGTAGTTTCTTATTCCAACATTGCTTTGTCCATTGTCAGGATGCGGTCAGCAGAAGGTAGGAGAAAGGCCTTTTCTACTTGTGCTTCACACATCACGGCAGTCACAATTTTCTATGGAACACTATT
Protein-coding regions in this window:
- the LOC129406013 gene encoding olfactory receptor 8J3-like, which translates into the protein MNFQMLSSVAPGNFTWVTEFILAGVSNRPDLQVPLFFAFLLIYGMTLTGNMGIIILTSVDSRLHTPMYFFLRHLAIINLGNSTVIAPKMLINFLVKKKTMTYYECAIQLGVFVVFIVSEVCMLAVMAYDRYVAICNPLLYLVVVSRQKCYLLISLTYFYAVSTSFVASYSIFSVAYCSSNVINHFFCDSVPLLALSCSDTSSTEMLIFISAGTNLMLSMIIVVVSYSNIALSIVRMRSAEGRRKAFSTCASHITAVTIFYGTLLFMYLQPQTKHSLDTDKMASVFYTLIIPMLNPVIYSMRNKDVKDAFKRLMKKLCSFKSR